A section of the Saccharopolyspora gregorii genome encodes:
- a CDS encoding FAD-linked oxidase C-terminal domain-containing protein, which produces MSTTSATTAPDLDRLVRHLRTALPERAVITDPQRLRTYECDGLASHRVVPAVVVLPETTEQVQHVVTACAEQDVPFVARGSGTGLSGGALPHSDGVLIVTAKMRRILDVDIANERAVVEPGVINLDVTRAAAPHGYYFAPDPSSQQVCSVGGNVAENSGGAHCLKYGFTTHHVLGLQVVLPNGELVELGGTAREAPGYDLLGAFIGSEGTLGVVTRITVRLLRAPEAVQTLLAGFRTTDDAGAAVSAIISAGVTPAAIEMMDALAIEAAEQAVHCGYPDGAGAVLVVELDGPTAEVEHTFAEVKRHCDRHGAFEIRVAADDQERATIWKGRKSAFAAVGRISPDYIVQDGVIPRTALPEVLGRIARLSADSGVRVANVFHAGDGNLHPLVLFDDAEDGAAERAEAVSGAILDLCIEHGGSITGEHGVGADKVKYMGRMFTDDDLDTMQLLRCAFDPAGICNPGKVFPTPRLCGEVPGPRRGVHPLTEAGLADQF; this is translated from the coding sequence ATGTCCACCACCAGCGCCACGACCGCCCCCGACCTCGACCGGCTCGTGCGGCACCTGCGCACCGCGCTGCCCGAACGCGCGGTGATCACCGATCCGCAACGGCTGCGCACCTACGAATGCGACGGGCTCGCCAGCCACCGCGTCGTGCCCGCCGTCGTCGTCCTCCCGGAAACCACCGAACAGGTCCAGCACGTCGTCACCGCCTGCGCCGAGCAGGACGTGCCGTTCGTCGCGCGCGGCTCCGGCACCGGCCTGTCCGGCGGGGCGCTCCCGCACTCCGACGGCGTCCTCATCGTCACCGCCAAGATGCGCCGCATCCTCGACGTCGACATCGCCAACGAACGCGCCGTCGTCGAACCCGGCGTCATCAACCTCGACGTCACCCGCGCCGCCGCCCCGCACGGCTACTACTTCGCGCCCGACCCCTCCAGCCAGCAGGTCTGCTCCGTCGGCGGCAACGTCGCCGAGAACTCCGGCGGCGCGCACTGCCTCAAGTACGGGTTCACCACCCACCACGTGCTCGGGCTGCAGGTCGTGCTGCCGAACGGAGAACTCGTCGAACTCGGCGGCACCGCCCGCGAAGCACCCGGCTACGACCTGCTCGGCGCGTTCATCGGCAGCGAAGGGACCCTCGGCGTCGTCACCCGGATCACCGTGCGGCTGCTGCGCGCACCCGAAGCCGTGCAGACCCTGCTCGCCGGCTTCCGCACCACCGACGACGCGGGCGCCGCCGTCTCCGCCATCATCAGCGCCGGAGTCACCCCCGCCGCCATCGAGATGATGGACGCGCTCGCCATCGAAGCCGCCGAACAAGCCGTCCACTGCGGATATCCCGACGGAGCGGGTGCCGTCCTCGTCGTCGAACTCGACGGGCCCACCGCCGAAGTCGAGCACACCTTCGCCGAGGTGAAGCGGCACTGCGACCGGCACGGGGCCTTCGAGATCCGCGTCGCCGCCGACGACCAGGAACGCGCCACCATCTGGAAAGGCCGCAAATCCGCGTTCGCCGCCGTCGGCCGCATCAGCCCCGACTACATCGTCCAGGACGGGGTGATCCCGCGGACCGCGCTGCCCGAAGTGCTCGGCCGCATCGCCCGCCTCTCCGCCGACTCCGGCGTCCGCGTCGCCAACGTCTTCCACGCCGGAGACGGGAACCTGCACCCGCTCGTGCTGTTCGACGACGCCGAGGACGGCGCCGCCGAACGCGCCGAAGCCGTCTCCGGCGCCATCCTCGACCTCTGCATCGAACACGGCGGCTCCATCACCGGGGAGCACGGCGTCGGCGCCGACAAGGTCAAGTACATGGGGCGCATGTTCACCGACGACGACCTCGACACC